A window from Megalops cyprinoides isolate fMegCyp1 chromosome 8, fMegCyp1.pri, whole genome shotgun sequence encodes these proteins:
- the LOC118782271 gene encoding insulin-like growth factor-binding protein 4, whose product MRSHMTLTVVLAVGTGLLAWGSESPESGGHTLQALHCPPCERIHCTPRRALRLQCKGGLTTGICGCCPVCARTAGESCGGTWDYLGKCDEGLVCVQDPTNGKPEAEQQGICKEVLNPLETETCRPACSWEFCRDHPSEICSARSVALERHECHGSCQHTSCSSCLVLRPPVCTQTCGQADAACMVRFGKCVQNHLSEASHPVCHQNLHSNAEGYFACLLPACPNVVN is encoded by the exons ATGAGGAGTCACATGACACTGACGGTGGTGCTGGCCGTGGGCACAGGCCTGCTGGCGTGGGGGTCAGAGAGCCCAGAAAGTGGGGGACACACCTTGCAGGCGCTCCACTGCCCCCCCTGCGAGCGCATCCACTGCACACCCCGCCGCGCCCTAAGGCTGCAGTGCAAGGGTGGCCTGACCACGGGCATCTGCGGCTGCTGTCCTGTGTGTGCCCGGACCGCAGGGGAGAGCTGCGGGGGCACCTGGGACTACCTGGGAAAGTGTGACGAGGGGCTGGTGTGCGTACAGGACCCCACCAATGGCAAGCCAGAAGCAGAGCAGCAAGGGATCTGCAAAGAGG TGCTGAACCCCCTGGAGACTGAGACCTGCCGCCCAGCATGCAGCTGGGAGTTCTGTCGAGACCACCCATCAGAGATCTGTTCAGCTAG GTCTGTGGCGCTGGAGAGGCATGAGTGCCATGGATCCTGCCAGCACACATCCTGCTCCAGCTGCCTGGTGCTGAGACCCCCTGTCTGCACCCAGACCTGCGGCCAGGCCGACGCCGCCTGCATGGTGCGCTTCGGAAAATGCGTGCAGAACCACCTGTCCGAGGCTAGCCACCCAGTGTGCCACCAGAACCTCCAC AGTAACGCAGAGGGATACTTTGCATGCCTGCTGCCTGCCTGTCCGAATGTGGTAAACTGA
- the parp16 gene encoding protein mono-ADP-ribosyltransferase PARP16: MKSPLPPATVRELVRSCLHRDPVAADLRCSLFAAAALSYKRDSVLRPFPPLYLSGDNKEFEALLADVNALPGVRELVRLGPGEGERHLALMHWVLSSKNFAVKTLQKDEYARIRELTECDGVSAPVPDFLFELEYCDQMNAKFEKTRGERDLLYAFHGSRLENFHSIIHNGLHCHLNKTSLFGEGTYLTSDLSMAVLYSPHGNGWRESLLGSLLSCVAVCEIIDHPDVKCQVKRKDSERIDRQRARARNSEGGEVPQKYFVVTNNQLLRVKYLLVYSQKRRRTRHTRGTSWLVRHHFAIMMSLYLLLLILIGAFNSTAFQSFWHKLFR; encoded by the exons ATGAAATCGCCACTCCCGCCCGCCACAGTCCGAGAGCTCGTGCGGTCATGTCTGCATAGAGACCCTGTGGCGGCAGACCTGCGCTGCAGCCTCTTTGCCGCTGCCGCACTGAGTTACAAGCGGGACTCTGTGCTCCGACCCTTCCCCCCACTATACCTCAGTGGGGACAACAAGGAATTTGAGGCCCTG CTGGCAGACGTTAACGCCCTGCCTGGGGTGAGGGAGTTGGTGCGACTGGGCCCTGGAGAAGGGGAGCGACACCTTGCCCTAATGCACTGGGTCCTCTCTTCCAAGAACTTTGCTGTGAAGACACTTCAGAAGGAtgag TATGCTAGAATTCGAGAACTGACCGAGTGTGATGGAGTGTCAGCCCCTGTCCCAGACTTCCTGTTTGAGCTGGAGTACTGTGATCAGATGAACGCTAAATTTGAGAAGACCAGGGGAGAGCGGGACCTCCTTTATGCTTTCCATGGCAGTCGACTGGAGAACTTCCATTCCATCATTCACAATGGTCTACACTGTCACCTGAACAAG ACTTCACTGTTTGGCGAAGGCACTTACCTCACTAGTGACCTCAGCATGGCTGTCCTCTATAGTCCTCATGGCAACGGTTGGCGTGAGAGTCTTCTGGGGTCATTGCTAAGCTGCGTCGCTGTGTGTGAGATCATCGATCACCCAGACGTGAAGTGTCAAGTGAAGAGGAAAG ACTCTGAGAGAATTGACCGACAAAGAGCAAGGGCAAGGAACAGCGAAGGAGGAGAGGTGCCTCAGAAGTACTTTGTGGTTACCAACAATCAGCTGCTCCGTGTCAAATACCTGCTGGTGTACTCCCAGAAACGACGCCGCACCAG GCACACCAGAGGGACATCCTGGCTGGTCAGACACCACTTTGCCATCATGATGAGCCTGTATCTGCTGTTACTCATCCTTATCGGTGCCTTCAACTCCACCGCCTTCCAGTCCTTCTGGCACAAACTGTTTCGGTGA